The Pelorhabdus rhamnosifermentans genome includes the window AAAGTTGCAAACGATATTGATAAACTAGTTGTAGATCAATTAATGTCTTATAGTCTAAATACCACAATACTATTCAAGACATCTAAAAAGCTCCTAAGTAATAAAAAAACTTCACACGCAAAAATGATGATCGAAAAACATCAGAAAGAACTTGATACAATAAAAGGAAAAATGGATCGCTGGTATACAGCTTTTGAACTGGAATCACTTGATCCTGAACAATTAATGGACCGGGTGCAAGACCTTCGTAAAAAAAAGATATATTTAGAAGAAAAGCTCGAAGAATACAAAAACGAATTAGAAGCACAAGACGAACGAAAACTTAATATAGAATTACTTGTAAAAACATTAAAAAACTTTAAACAAATTTGGCCTAAAGCCACGCCAGAAGAACGTCGCGGTATCATCGTAAATACAATTAAATCTGTCCATGTTAGTAAGAACAACGATATAAAAATAGAATTTATAACCGATTAGTATATCAATATGTTCACGCTGCTTTAGCCACTCCAGTAGGCATGGAATAACGCTGATTCAGATAACGAAGCGAAGCCCCAAGTTCTCCATCAGGTCCGCCGTATTGGGTAATCACAAGTTTGGCAAAACCAACATCCGGGCGGCAAACCCGGATAGGATGTTCCATTTTCTTTTCATAGACCCACATATCCATTCATCCTTTCATTAAAAATTACATTTGCCATGGCCAGGGACTATTCACCCAATCCCATTTTCCGTTTACACCATGATGACCAATCTCCATAATCGAACCAAACTCATCTTCATATTTAAGCTGATATTTTCTGAGTACGTCAACAGCACAATTATAATCATTCAGTGCATCAGAATCGCAAGGATGTGTATCCAAATAAAGTTGGAGTTCAATCGCTACAAACTCCATCTCGCAAATTTTTTTCATCAATGCACATTGTGCATTATCCATAAGCCTTTTCCACCTCCATAAAGATGATCTTTAATTGGGGATCTCATAAACACC containing:
- a CDS encoding manganese catalase family protein, encoding MWVYEKKMEHPIRVCRPDVGFAKLVITQYGGPDGELGASLRYLNQRYSMPTGVAKAA
- a CDS encoding spore coat protein CotJB, coding for MDNAQCALMKKICEMEFVAIELQLYLDTHPCDSDALNDYNCAVDVLRKYQLKYEDEFGSIMEIGHHGVNGKWDWVNSPWPWQM